One genomic window of Caenorhabditis elegans chromosome I includes the following:
- the tep-1 gene encoding TEP1-F (Confirmed by transcript evidence), translated as MRLLILNILFVVWQIHGVIGQSTNAAVVSTTAAPVKPATYMLVAPAVVRPDQPFSVCMNLLKQATDEDMIVRIEVRTERNETIAARVISNLKPGIAQTVSLSEMPAQSLTPRQSYKLYIRGETLNAELIFENENELKYDQKALSVFIQTDRAIYRPASLVRYRAIVVKSDLKPYVGNATIKIFDPSRNLISQTIGVTLDRGVYSGELQLAEETLLGDWFIEVETSNGVQDKSSFTVDTYVLPKFEVNIKTSSFITINDDLSVFVDAKYTYGKGVAGKAKVSLELPWHRWHAMVPTIIDENGVKKEEELMVERTVKLNRQGEAAVVFSNDELKRHKLLHEWGGGSIRIVASVTEDITEIERNATHQISTFREEVKLDVEKQGDTFKPGLTYNVVVALKQMDDTPVKATLPKRVQVSTFYNYPYNHDTSSLQEEKETKIVEVDAHGTSVLTLQPPINCTSARIEAHYDIGGKDNFTATPIYSSLYVEAAVSPTKSFLQLLADNEGAVDVGKSLSFSLKATQPLSTITYQVMSRSNIVVSQQMTVNSEHATISFPATANMAPKSRLIVYAIIESSQEVLVDALDFKVEGIFQNQVALSIDKQAVEPGQNVKFKVTSDKNSFVGLLVVDQSVLLLKTGNDITREKVEQDLENYDSNNVGGGFGGPRPWEAIDRKKRSIWRPWWGIGGSDAQSIFSNAGLVVLTDALLYREPQREFMSGTFMRRNKVMMMDGAPGMAEAAFAAPPMGGSSPPPPTVRKFFPHTWIWSDLNSTSGEVEMEIEAPDTITSWVASTFAINEENGLGVAPTTSKLRVFRPFFIQLNLPYAVRRGEKFALLVLVFNYMEKEQDVTVTLKYDKDSGYDLLKKDGTVVRRDEVGQQNVRIVSVAGGGTSKAVYFPIVPSSIGEIPVHISAIASQGGDAVEMNLRVDPQGYKVDRNIPFVIDLNNNSSDFSKNLELIWPNDVVDGSQKARLDVIGDMMGPVLNNAHKLVQMPYGCGEQNMLNLVPNILVVKYLRATNRNESQLETKAIKFIEQGIQRELTYKRADNSFSAFGDSDKAGSTWLTAFVVRSFHHAKQYAFVDPNVISRAVAFLNSQQMESGAFAERGEVHHKDMQGGAQDGGVALTAFVLISILENGMENGKAVTYLEKHLDEVSGNAYTMAVVAYALQLAKSKQAGKAFENLKKHKIVEKSGDVKFASAQKKVEKLKESRAYMFQARPVDIETTSYAVLSYLAQNQTSESLSIIRWLVSQRNELGGFTSTQDTVMALQALSSYAAVTYSDKHTSQVTILNGKHTHSFDINIRNAIVLQSYQLSSLNDAVSINANGTGVVFAQLSYSYYRDSLNDDAPFFCSQEIKEIRAGNRLQLDLCCNYTRPGKSNMALAEIDALSGYRFDAEQVHTLTSIEDLQRVEMEKDDTKMNVYFNPLGGRPVCLSLYSDVTYQVADQKPANFRLVDYYDPEEQLKMTYAAKQTRSLQEKCGEDCWPPISPSLPPFDESTVTGTSSGFGAKWCALIIAVLLIA; from the exons ATGCGGCTGCTAATTCTCAATATATTATTTGTGGTTTGGCAAATACATGGCGTCATCGGACAGAGTACAAATGCAGCTGTGGTGTCAACAACCGCGGCGCCAGTTAA acCAGCCACTTATATGCTTGTCGCCCCAGCAGTAGTGCGACCCGATCAACCGTTCTCCGTTTGCATGAACCTTCTGAAACAAGCTACGGATGAAGACATGATTGTTCGGATTGAAGTGAGAACTGAACGGAACGAGACGATTGCTGCTCGAGTTATAAGCAATTTGAAGCCGGGAATCGCACAGACTGTCAGCTTGAGTGAGATGCCTGCTCAATCACTAACTCCTAGGCAAAGCTATAAG CTCTACATCCGCGGGGAGACTCTTAACGCAGAACTCatatttgaaaacgaaaatgaGTTAAAGTACGATCAAAAAGCTTTATCAGTTTTCATCCAAACAGATCGAGCAATCTATCGGCCTGCTTCTCTTGTTCGATACCGGGCAATTGTAGTGAAATCGGACTTGAAACCTTACGTCGGAAACGCtactattaaaattttcgatccAAGCAGAAATCTGATTTCACAGACGATTGGTGTAACTTTGGATAGAG GAGTATACAGCGGCGAGCTCCAACTTGCCGAAGAGACTCTCCTTGGAGATTGGTTTATCGAGGTGGAAACCTCGAATGGAGTCCAGGACAAGTCGTCATTTACGGTAGATACATACGTGCTTCCCAAATTTGAAGTGAATATCAAGACGTCTTCGTTTATAACTATTAACGATGATTTGTCAGTGTTCGTCGATGCAAA gtaCACATATGGAAAAGGCGTTGCTGGAAAGGCCAAAGTATCTCTAGAGCTTCCATGGCACAGATGGCATGCGATGGTTCCCACTATCATTGACGAAAATGGAGTCAAGAAGGAAGAGGAGCTGATGGTCGAGCGTACTGTAAAGCTGAACAGACAAGGAGAAGCGGCAGTTGTTTTCTCGAATGATGAGCTCAAGAGGCACAAGTTGCTACAT GAATGGGGAGGAGGTTCAATTCGAATTGTTGCCTCAGTCACTGAAGACATCACTGAAATCGAAAGAAACGCTACTCATCAAATTTCAACGTTCCGTGAGGAGGTCAAACTTGATGTTGAAAAGCAGGGAGACACCTTCAAGCCAGGACTCACTTATAATGTTGTAGTTGCACTGAAACAAATGGATGACACTCCCGTGAAGGCAACTTTGCCAAAGAGAGTTCAG GTATCAACATTCTACAACTATCCATACAATCATGACACTTCATCTCTGCAAgaggaaaaagaaacaaaaattgtggaaGTTGACGCTCACGGCACCTCGGTTCTCACCCTCCAACCACCAATCAACTGCACTTCTGCTCGCATTGAGGCTCATTATGATATTGGTGGCAAGGACAACTTCACAGCCACCCCAATATATTCCTCGCTATATGTCGAGGCAGCCGTGAGCCCAACGAAGAGTTTCCTGCAGCTTTTGGCTGATAATGAGGGAGCTGTTGATGTAGGAAAGAGTCTTAGCTTCTCGTTGAAGGCTACCCAGCCGCTGTCGACAATTACCTATCAG GTCATGTCTCGTTCGAACATTGTGGTGTCTCAACAAATGACTGTTAATTCCGAACATGCGACCATTAGCTTCCCAGCAACGGCTAAC atgGCCCCAAAGTCACGGTTGATCGTCTATGCCATTATTGAGAGTAGTCAAGAAGTTCTTGTTGATGCACTTGACTTTAAAGTAGAAGGAATATTCCAAAACCAAGTGGCACTATCAATTGACAAACAAGCAGTCGAGCCAGGACAGAATGTGAAGTTTAAGGTCACATCTGACAAGAACTCTTTTGTTGGGCTTCTTGTGGTAGATCAGAGTGTTCTCTTGTTAAAAACTGGCAATGATATCACTAGAGAAAAAGTTGAGCAAGACTTGGAGAATTATGACTCTAATAATGTTGGAGGAGGATTCGGGGGTCCACGGCCATGGGAGGCAATTGATAGAAAGAAGAGGTCCATTTGGAGACCTTGGTGGGGAATTGGAGGGAGTGATGCTCAATCAATCTTTTCT AATGCTGGGCTTGTAGTTTTGACCGACGCCCTCTTGTACCGCGAGCCTCAACGTGAATTTATGTCAGGTACGTTTATGCGGAGAAACAAAG TAATGATGATGGATGGTGCTCCAGGAATGGCTGAAGCCGCATTCGCCGCTCCGCCAATGGGCGGGTCGTCGCCTCCACCGCCGACAGTTCGAAAGTTCTTCCCACACACCTGGATTTGGTCGGATCTCAACTCTACTAG TGGAGAAGTTGAGATGGAAATTGAAGCTCCGGACACCATCACCTCGTGGGTCGCCTCCACTTTTGCAATCAATGAGGAAAATGGTCTCGGTGTGGCTCCAACGACTTCAAAACTTCGCGTGTTTCGtccattttttattcaactcAATCTTCCATATGCTGTCCGTCGTGGAGAAAAGTTTGCACTTTTGGTGCTTGTTTTCAATTATATGGAAAAGGAGCAAGAT gtaacaGTGACTCTGAAGTATGATAAAGACTCTGGTTACGATCTCCTGAAGAAAGATGGAACTGTAGTAAGGCGTGACGAGGTTGGCCAACAAAATGTTCGTATTGTGTCCGTTGCTGGTGGAGGAACATCGAAAGCAGTGTACTTCCCAATTGTGCCGTCTTCAATTGGAGAGATCCCGGTACATATAAGCGCTATTGCATCCCAAGGTGGTGATGCAGTAGAGATGAACTTGAGAGTTGATCCACAAGGATATAAAGTAGATAGAAATATTCCATTTGTCATTGACCTCAACAATAACTCTTCggatttctccaaaaatcttGAGCTTATCTGGCCAAACGACGTGGTTGATGGATCGCAGAAGGCAAGATTAGATGTGATTGGTGATATGATGGGACCAGTGTTAAACAATGCTCATAAGCTCGTACAAATGCCATATGGATGTGGAGAACAGAATATGTTGAACTTGGTTCCAAATATTTTGGTGGTCAAGTACTTAAGAGCAACAAATAGAAATGAGAGCCAATTAGAGACAAAGGCTATCAAGTTTATTGAGCAGGGAATTCAGAGGGAGTTGACGTACAA ACGTGCTGACAACTCTTTCTCAGCTTTTGGCGATAGTGATAAAGCTGGTTCAACGTGGCTCACCGCATTTGTCGTTCGATCGTTCCATCACGCCAAACAATACGCATTCGTGGATCCTAATGTTATTTCCCGAGCAGTCGCATTCTTGAACTCTCAACAAATGGAGTCTGGTGCATTTGCCGAACGTGGTGAAGTTCATCACAAGGATATGCAGGGAGGTGCTCAGGACGGGGGTGTAGCTCTAACGGCATTTGTGCTAATCTCGATTTTGGAGAATGGAATGGAGAATGGAAAGGCGGTGACGTATTTGGAAAAGCATTTGGATGAAGTATCTGGAAATGCGTATACAATGGCTGTAGTGGCATATGCACTTCAATTGGCAAAAAGTAAGCAAGCTGGAAAGGCATTCgagaatttgaagaaacatAAGATCGTTGAGAAAAGTGGAGATGTGAAGTTTGCCAGTGCTCAGAAAAAAGTGGAGAAACTAAAAGAATCGAGAGCGTATATGTTCCAGGCCCGTCCAGTAGACATTGAAACTACCTCTTACGCAGTTCTTTCTTACCTCGCCCAAAATCAAACCTCAGAATCTCTCTCAATTATTCGTTGGTTAGTATCCCAACGCAACGAGCTAGGAGGATTCACTTCCACTCAAGACACTGTCATGGCTCTTCAAGCTCTCTCTTCCTACGCAGCAGTCACTTATTCCGACAAACACACAAGTCAAGTAACAATTCTCAACGGAAAACATACTCACTCATTTGATATCAACATAAGAAACGCAATTGTTCTCCAATCCTATCAACTATCTTCATTGAATGATGCAGTTTCAATTAATGCCAATGGAACTGGTGTGGTCTTCGCTCAGTTGAGTTATTCTTACTACAGGGACTCTTTGAATGACGATGCTCCGTTCTTCTGCTCCCAGGAGATCAAGGAAATAAGAGCTGGAAATCGACTGCAATTGGATTTGTGTTGCAA CTATACCCGTCCTGGAAAGTCTAACATGGCTCTAGCCGAAATTGATGCCTTGAGTGGTTACCGATTCGATGCGGAACAGGTGCATACTTTGACAAGTATTGAGGATTTGCAAAGGGTGGAGATGGAAAAGGACGACACTAAGATGAACGTATATTTCAACCCG CTCGGTGGCCGTCCGGTATGTCTCTCGTTATACTCTGATGTCACTTATCAAGTTGCCGATCAAAAACCTGCCAACTTCCGATTAGTGGATTACTACGATCCGGAGGAGCAG ctcaaaatgaCATACGCCGCCAAGCAAACACGATCGCTGCAAGAGAAATGTGGGGAAGACTGTTGGCCACCGATTTCCCCATCACTGCCTCCATTTGACGAGTCGACAGTAACAGGCACGTCCTCTGGTTTTGGTGCCAAGTGGTGTGCTCTTATCATTGCTGTGCTCCTTATTGCATGA